In Xenopus laevis strain J_2021 chromosome 2S, Xenopus_laevis_v10.1, whole genome shotgun sequence, a genomic segment contains:
- the elk4.S gene encoding ELK4, ETS transcription factor S homeolog (The RefSeq protein has 1 substitution compared to this genomic sequence) yields the protein MDSAITLWQFLLQLLQEPHHSQLICWTSNDGEFKLLQAEEVARLWGVRKNKPSMNYDKLSRALRYYYVKNIIKKVNGQKFVYKFVSYPDILTMDPLTLARGEGEMECRPSDAVACLSWEKKNYDKEQAPAPPTKSSGRNDYIHSGLYTSFTLNSLNTAGVKLFKTVQVENPGEKKSVQESPLSVIKFVTMPNKNPEPPPQVHSLPPPPPDSHEKPRESPPEIPVKSTISPLASSVSTVSEPTDTTSTAIEIEVDAELETESSQSLDFSHDVSMEVTDPEPEPVYVLDIKNTSKSKKPKGLELAPTVVITTSDSNPLGILSPSLGTASLTPAFFSQTPILLTPSPLLSSIHFWSTLSPMAPHSPARLHGASTLFQFPSVYNSHMPFTLSSFDSPTTPGPFSPDLQKS from the exons ATGGATAGTGCTATCACTTTGTGGCAgttccttctccagctcttacAGGAGCCACATCACAGCCAGCTTATCTGCTGGACATCGAATGATGGAGAATTCAAACTTCTGCAAGCCGAGGAAGTGGCCAGATTATGGGGAGTCCGCAAAAATAAGCCCAGCATGAACTATGACAAACTAAGCCGAGCACTTCGCTATTACTACGTGAAA AATATCATTAAGAAGGTAAATGGACAGAAGTTTGTATATAAGTTTGTCTCTTATCCTGACATTCTCACTATGGACCCACTTACTTTGGCTCGTGGGGAAGGTGAGATGGAATGTCGACCGTCTGATGCTGTTGCCTGCCTGAGCTGGGAAAAAAAGAACTATGACAAGGAGCAAGCTCCAGCCCCTCCCATGAAATCCTCTGGACGTAATGACTACATACACTCTGGTCTTTATACCTCTTTTACTCTTAACTCCTTGAATACAGCTGGAGTGAAACTGTTTAAAACTGTACAAGTGGAAAATCCTGGTGAGAAGAAAAGTGTTCAGGAATCCCCATTATCTGTGATAAAATTTGTGACAATGCCAAACAAGAATCCTGAGCCACCACCTCAGGTTCACTCTCTCCCTCCCCCACCTCCTGACTCTCATGAGAAGCCAAGAGAGTCTCCACCAGAAATTCCTGTAAAATCTACAATATCACCCCTGGCCTCTTCAGTTTCCACAGTCTCTGAGCCCACAGATACAACATCAACAGCCATAGAAATCGAGGTTGATGCTGAACTGGAAACTGAGAGCTCTCAGTCCTTGGATTTTTCTCATGATGTTTCCATGGAGGTGACAGATCCAGAACCTGAACCGGTTTATGTACTCGACATAAAAAACACATCAAAGTCTAAAAAGCCAAAGGGGCTTGAGTTGGCTCCCACTGTGGTCATCACCACTAGTGATTCCAACCCTCTGGGAATCCTTAGCCCTTCACTAGGGACAGCTTCTCTAACACCTGCATTTTTTTCTCAG ACTCCTATTCTACTGACTCCTAGCCCCTTGTTATCCAGCATACACTTCTGGAGCACTCTGAGTCCAATGGCCCCGCATAGCCCTGCCAGGTTACATGGAGCAAGCACTCTGTTCCAG TTTCCGTCTGTGTATAACAGCCACATGCCGTTCACCTTATCAAGTTTCGACAGCCCAACCACACCGGGACCCTTTTCTCCAGACCTGCAGAAGTCCTAG
- the elk4.S gene encoding ELK4, ETS transcription factor S homeolog isoform X7, producing MDSAITLWQFLLQLLQEPHHSQLICWTSNDGEFKLLQAEEVARLWGVRKNKPSMNYDKLSRALRYYYVKNIIKKVNGQKFVYKFVSYPDILTMDPLTLARGEGEMECRPSDAVACLSWEKKNYDKEQAPAPPMKSSGRNDYIHSGLYTSFTLNSLNTAGVKLFKTVQVENPGEKKSVQESPLSVIKFVTMPNKNPEPPPQVHSLPPPPPDSHEKPRESPPEIPVKSTISPLASSVSTVSEPTDTTSTAIEIEVDAELETESSQSLDFSHDVSMEVTDPEPEPVYVLDIKNTSKSKKPKGLELAPTVVITTSDSNPLGILSPSLGTASLTPAFFSQTPILLTPSPLLSSIHFWSTLSPMAPHSPARLHGASTLFQESANVW from the exons ATGGATAGTGCTATCACTTTGTGGCAgttccttctccagctcttacAGGAGCCACATCACAGCCAGCTTATCTGCTGGACATCGAATGATGGAGAATTCAAACTTCTGCAAGCCGAGGAAGTGGCCAGATTATGGGGAGTCCGCAAAAATAAGCCCAGCATGAACTATGACAAACTAAGCCGAGCACTTCGCTATTACTACGTGAAA AATATCATTAAGAAGGTAAATGGACAGAAGTTTGTATATAAGTTTGTCTCTTATCCTGACATTCTCACTATGGACCCACTTACTTTGGCTCGTGGGGAAGGTGAGATGGAATGTCGACCGTCTGATGCTGTTGCCTGCCTGAGCTGGGAAAAAAAGAACTATGACAAGGAGCAAGCTCCAGCCCCTCCCATGAAATCCTCTGGACGTAATGACTACATACACTCTGGTCTTTATACCTCTTTTACTCTTAACTCCTTGAATACAGCTGGAGTGAAACTGTTTAAAACTGTACAAGTGGAAAATCCTGGTGAGAAGAAAAGTGTTCAGGAATCCCCATTATCTGTGATAAAATTTGTGACAATGCCAAACAAGAATCCTGAGCCACCACCTCAGGTTCACTCTCTCCCTCCCCCACCTCCTGACTCTCATGAGAAGCCAAGAGAGTCTCCACCAGAAATTCCTGTAAAATCTACAATATCACCCCTGGCCTCTTCAGTTTCCACAGTCTCTGAGCCCACAGATACAACATCAACAGCCATAGAAATCGAGGTTGATGCTGAACTGGAAACTGAGAGCTCTCAGTCCTTGGATTTTTCTCATGATGTTTCCATGGAGGTGACAGATCCAGAACCTGAACCGGTTTATGTACTCGACATAAAAAACACATCAAAGTCTAAAAAGCCAAAGGGGCTTGAGTTGGCTCCCACTGTGGTCATCACCACTAGTGATTCCAACCCTCTGGGAATCCTTAGCCCTTCACTAGGGACAGCTTCTCTAACACCTGCATTTTTTTCTCAG ACTCCTATTCTACTGACTCCTAGCCCCTTGTTATCCAGCATACACTTCTGGAGCACTCTGAGTCCAATGGCCCCGCATAGCCCTGCCAGGTTACATGGAGCAAGCACTCTGTTCCAG GAGTCAGCCAACGTATGGTGA